A DNA window from Cryptomeria japonica unplaced genomic scaffold, Sugi_1.0 HiC_scaffold_17, whole genome shotgun sequence contains the following coding sequences:
- the LOC131075880 gene encoding uncharacterized protein LOC131075880 isoform X1, producing MDCEGCLKEDRNLFLPWMRTEQLMAATRKAVNLTTKYIMYVDSMMKHGEYSLVQVWEFVNLFLNNRQNLCNASTATCHRKTWKWEVSQVFRECAVGEDVLRGWHAKCR from the exons ATGGACTGTGAAGGTTGTTTAAAAGAAGACAGAAATTTGTTTCTTCCATGGATGAGGACAGAACAGTTAATGGCTGCAACAAGGAAAGCAGTAAATCTAACTACAAAGTACATAAT GTACGTGGACTCCATGATGAAACATGGAGAGTATTCGCTGGTACAGGTGTGGGAATTCGTCAATCTCTTCCTCAACAATCGCCAAAACTTATGTAACGCCAGTACAGCCACCTGCCATAGGAAAACCTGGAAATGGGAAGTCTCGCAAGTATTCCGTGAGTGTGCAGTTGGAGAAGACGTTCTAAGAGG
- the LOC131075880 gene encoding uncharacterized protein LOC131075880 isoform X2, producing MDCEGCLKEDRNLFLPWMRTEQLMAATRKAVNLTTKYVDSMMKHGEYSLVQVWEFVNLFLNNRQNLCNASTATCHRKTWKWEVSQVFRECAVGEDVLRGWHAKCR from the exons ATGGACTGTGAAGGTTGTTTAAAAGAAGACAGAAATTTGTTTCTTCCATGGATGAGGACAGAACAGTTAATGGCTGCAACAAGGAAAGCAGTAAATCTAACTACAAA GTACGTGGACTCCATGATGAAACATGGAGAGTATTCGCTGGTACAGGTGTGGGAATTCGTCAATCTCTTCCTCAACAATCGCCAAAACTTATGTAACGCCAGTACAGCCACCTGCCATAGGAAAACCTGGAAATGGGAAGTCTCGCAAGTATTCCGTGAGTGTGCAGTTGGAGAAGACGTTCTAAGAGG
- the LOC131075880 gene encoding uncharacterized protein LOC131075880 isoform X3: MDCEGCLKEDRNLFLPWMRTEQLMAATRKAVNLTTKYVDSMMKHGEYSLVQVWEFVNLFLNNRQNLCNASTATCHRKTWKWEVSQVFRECAVGEDVLRGDGPFG, encoded by the exons ATGGACTGTGAAGGTTGTTTAAAAGAAGACAGAAATTTGTTTCTTCCATGGATGAGGACAGAACAGTTAATGGCTGCAACAAGGAAAGCAGTAAATCTAACTACAAA GTACGTGGACTCCATGATGAAACATGGAGAGTATTCGCTGGTACAGGTGTGGGAATTCGTCAATCTCTTCCTCAACAATCGCCAAAACTTATGTAACGCCAGTACAGCCACCTGCCATAGGAAAACCTGGAAATGGGAAGTCTCGCAAGTATTCCGTGAGTGTGCAGTTGGAGAAGACGTTCTAAGAGG GGATGGCCCATTTGGATGA